One Dermatophagoides farinae isolate YC_2012a chromosome 1, ASM2471394v1, whole genome shotgun sequence genomic region harbors:
- the Naa80 gene encoding N-alpha-acetyltransferase 80 produces the protein MITEQLKLVKIHENTHLIDSCIQILNEEWPRESGNRMKTMKRSSDNFPICLALINGHEKVLGFVKLTSEKPFNPVIFVESLVVRKDCRGKGIGRFIMEQVERIGKELNFTKIHLTTIDQQGFYCKLGYYNVSPKMNICINHNGNNKILMCKNI, from the coding sequence ATGATTACTGAACAATTAAAATTGgtaaaaattcatgaaaacACCCATTTAATCGATTCATGTATACAAATACTCAATGAAGAATGGCCCAGAGAATCTGGTAATCGtatgaaaacaatgaaacgTTCATCGgataattttccaatttgttTGGCATTGATTAATGGCCACGAAAAAGTGCTTGGATTTGTTAAATTAACCAGTGAAAAACCATTTAATCCGGTAATCTTTGTTGAATCATTGGTAGTACGAAAAGACTGTCGTGGTAAAGGAATCGGCCGATTTATCATGGAACAAGTAGAACGGATTGGTAAAGAATTAAATTTCACCAAAATACATCTAACAACCATTGATCAGCAAGGTTTCTATTGTAAATTAGGATATTACAATGTATCaccaaaaatgaatatcTGTATTAATCataatggaaataataaaatcttAATGTGTAAAAATATCTGA
- the LOC124492897 gene encoding baculoviral IAP repeat-containing protein 5.2-B — MSSSNDVMDTEMYNEKNRIKSFENWPHDTGNITKEVMAKNGFYHQPDHIDNGGYDLVRCVFCDIHIYEWQPNDDPNVEHQKANPDCLFAKLNKPQTNLTPNEFMEIVDEKNSIKIKQYFEMSKKIQIERIEKIKNIMKKL; from the exons atgtcttcatcaaatgatgtaATGGACACAGAAAtgtataatgaaaaaaatcgaataaaatccTTTGAAAATTGGCCACATGATACGGGAAACATTACAAAAGAAGTG ATGGCCAAAAAtggattttatcatcaacctGATCATATCGATAATGGTGGCTATGATCTGGTTCGATGTGTTTTCTGTGACATCCATATCTATGAATGGcaaccaaatgatgatccgAATGTTGAACACCAGAAAGCGAATCCAGATTGTTTATTTGCCAAATTAAACAAACCACAAACGAATTTAACACCTAACGAATTTATggaaattgttgatgaaaaaaattcgattaaaATT AAACAATATTTTGAaatgtcgaaaaaaattcagattgaacgtatcgaaaaaattaaaaatattatGAAGAAATTATAA
- the Trc8 gene encoding TRC8 ring finger protein, whose translation MPSTINVMMSSPIRRRLYRIMDIILRVPPLFIMDSIFLSNMKIVPFPELLFNLIFTNTNSTNSTVFHLLYDKQSMITTTLTSHHHDSNLNSIQFQAILNNASAIIMALVFVASMTLFLLPTEYLFQFYKWILSIVTALLSYILNDHYVTLMFTNNDANGIDLQQQLSLTNGIHYMFITNYICQMVLAISFIYLTGIYKSIIPFVAAFFFILPYYAFFLTMFISNKYLVYFPSITLVISLIYILVTLILDIKNIIQALYLQFVWIKSYMRDLGLFALIESEWNRLHVPQIFRVFWITRITQQALYLMMEKYPTETSDSSILFNGTAVLDNAKHLMVRGCETIIAVLGMTSVLSGITHQIGCMMQSFLVLDDPDDRSIGSISAIMFFILALQNGLTSMEPEKRFLRLYRNFCLLFTAMLHFIHNMVSPLLFSLSASRNMSLNRHLRALSVCSFLIISPYLFLNYLWTHHTISTWLLAVSAFGIEVIVKVIITLLIYTLFMIDAFRTSMWEQLDDYVYYVRTIGNLIEFVFGIFLFLNGTWILIFESGGTIRALMMCIHAYFNIWCQAIAGLKTFFKRYQALRKINSLPEASPEQLQQFDDVCSICYQELTTARITKCNHYFHSVCLRKWLYLQDICPLCHKTLYI comes from the exons ATGCCCAGTACAATAAATGTAATGATGTCTTCACCAATTAGACGCCGTTTATATCGTATAATGGATATTATACTTCGTGTACCACCATTATTTATAAtggattcaatatttttaagCAATATGAAAATCGTACCATTTccagaattattattcaatttaatatTCACTAATACAAActcaacaaattcaacagTCTTTCATCTGTTATATgataaacaatcaatgattacaacaacattgactagccatcatcatgattcgAATCTTAATTCCATACAATTTCAGGCAATATTGAATAATGCATCTGCAATTATTATGGCATTAG TATTTGTTGCATCAAtgacattatttttattaccaaccgaatatttatttcaattctaTAAATGGATATTATCCATTGTGACGGCATTATTATCCTATATTcttaatgatcattatgtaACATTAATGTTTACCAATAATGATGCCAATGGCATTgatctacaacaacaattatcattaacaaaTGGCATACATTATATGTTTATTACAAACTATATTTGTCAa ATGGTATTAGCCATATCATTCATCTATTTAACCGGAATATATAAATCTATCATTCCATTTGTTGCtgcattctttttcattctacCATATTATGCATTCTTTTTGACAATGTTTATTTCTAACAAATATTTGGTCTATTTTCCATCAATCACATTGGTCATCTCTTTGATATATATACTGGTCACATTAATATTGGACATAAAGAATATAATACAGGCATTATATTTACAATTTGTATGGATAAAATCCTATATGAGAGATTTAGGATTATTtgcattgattgaatcagaATGGAATCGTCTCCATGTACCACAA ATATTTCGTGTATTCTGGATTACACGAATAACACAACAGGcattgtatttgatgatggagaAATATCCCACCGAAACATCCGATTCATCCATACTATTCAATGGTACGGCTGTATTGGATAATGCTAAACATCTGATGGTTCGTGGATGTGAAACTATTATTGCTGTACTTGGAATGACATCGGTATTATCCGGTATCACTCATCAAATTGGCTGTATGATGCAATCATTTTTAGTACTTGATGATCCTGATGATCGTTCGATTGGATCAATATCGGcaataatgtttttcataCTTGCATTACAAAATGGCCTAACATCGATGGAACCGGAGAAACGATTTTTACGTTTATATCGAAATTTTTGCCTATTATTTACGGCCATGTTACATTTCATACACAATATGGTCAGTccattattgttttcattgagTGCCTCAAGAAATATGTCACTAAATCGACATTTACGAGCTTTAtctgtttgttcatttttaattatatCACCATATTTGTTTCTTAATTATCTTTGGACCCATCATACTATTTCTACATGGCTATTGGCCGTTTCAGCATTTGGTATTGAAGTTATTGTTAAA GTCATAATTACATTGTTGATTTATACATTATTTATGATTGATGCTTTCCGTACATCAATGTGGGAACAATTGGATGATTATGTTTATTATGTTCGTACTATTGGTAATTTAATTGAGTTTGTTTTTGGTATATTTCTTTTCCTTAATGGTACATGGATTCTTATTTTTGAATCTGGTGGTACAATACGTGCATTGATGATGTGCATTCATGCTTATTTCAATATATGGTGTCAAGCAATTGCAG gtcttaaaacatttttcaaacgATATCAAGCATTACgtaaaatcaattcattacCTGAAGCATCACCAGAACAATTacaacaatttgatgatgtttgttctATTTGTTATCAAGAATTAACAACAGCACGTATTACAAAatgtaatcattattttcatagtGTTTGTCTACGTAAATGGCTTTATCTACAAGACATTTGTCCATTATGTCATAAAACATTATATATTTGA
- the LOC124491893 gene encoding uncharacterized protein LOC124491893, giving the protein MAVVYENHHHHELNSPLSSVIHNFNRNDTYESCEDVMGDSCFNNSSILPMPITYDHFDRINTHQVSKITTNQFSFNHHHHSIDENNNDNLMMSVNVETVKDLPTIMTNCKMIPNTITSSSTSSSPTTIMHTCSSSKYKLMTKLSEHITIEKHDYTTDVYHHHHHHQSINHNSSICKTKTLYSSSNSNSSSSSSSEMTKHFQINAHHHMNNNINQSLTLNGHHYHHHHQNNKRRLTVVVGTGGNKDIRTNNICSQLVDKYNICYICGKNYARPSTLKTHLRTHSGEKPFRCQVCNKAFSQAANLTAHNRIHTKEKPFPCPICQRRFSQSSSVTTHLRTHTKERPYNCHHCSKSFSDSSTLTKHMRIHSGEKPYRCRMCLLSFSQSGNLNRHMRIHN; this is encoded by the exons atgGCAGTTGTTTATgaaaatcaccatcatcatgaattaaattcaccattatcatcagttATTCATAATTTTAATCGAAACGATACATATGAATCATGTGAAGATGTTATGGGCGATTCGTGTTTCAATAATAGCAGTATATTACCGATGCCAATCACttatgatcattttgatagAATCAATACACATCAAGTATCAAAAATAACtaccaatcaattttcattcaatcatcatcatcattctattgatgaaaataataatgataatctaaTGATGAGTGTTAATGTTGAGACTGTGAAAGATTTACcaacaataatgacaaaTTGTAAAATGATACCAAATAcgatcacatcatcatcaacatcatcatcaccaacgaCAATTATGCATACATGTTCATCATctaaatataaattaatgACAAAATTAAGTGAACATattacaattgaaaaacatgATTATACAACCGatgtatatcatcatcatcatcatcatcaatcaattaatcataatTCAAGTATTTGTAAAACGAAAACATTATacagtagtagtaatagtaatagtagtagtagtagtagtagtgaaATGACAAAACATTTCCAAATCaatgctcatcatcatatgaataataatatcaatcaatcacttACTTTGaatggccatcattatcatcatcatcatcagaataataAACGTCGTTTGACGGTGGTCGTCGGTACAGGCGGCAATAAAGACATACGAACAAATAACATTTGTTCTCAATTAGTGGATAAATACAATATTTGCTATATTTGTGGGAAAAATTATGCCCGGCCATCAACGTTAAAAACTCATCTACGTACACATTCAGGAGAGAAACCTTTTAG ATGCCAGGTATGCAATAAAGCATTTTCACAGGCCGCTAATTTGACCGCACATAATCGTATAcatacaaaagaaaaaccattTCCATGTCCGATTTGTCAACGTAGattttcacaatcatcatcggtaaCAACACATTTACGTACACATACAAAAGAACGTCCAtataattgtcatcattgtagTAAATCATTTTCggattcatcaacattaacaaAACATATGCGAATACATTCGGGTGAAAAACCATATAG ATGTCGAATGTGTTTGCTAAGTTTTTCACAATCTGGAAATCTAAATCGTCATATGCGAATCCATAACTAA
- the LOC124493219 gene encoding Kv channel-interacting protein 4, translating into MFGNKNEDLDIDIDQPLFARPKHDGLDALCQMTHYDKKELKLIYQGFKQECPNGYCSEEEFVNIFAKYFPQGDATKYAHLVFNTLRPMCDQESGCLNFGQFIKALSSLSRGTVKEKLNWIFNLYDIDRDGYISRNEMHLITNAIYELLGECAIPLSDIRNAKEHADLFFHKIDLDKDGLISFEEFVNWCKKDSNRLAEFQKFDTVI; encoded by the exons atgtttggcaATAAAA ATGAAGATTTAGACATCGATATTGATCAACCATTGTTTGCACGACCTAAACATGATGGCCTGGATGCATTATGTCAAATGACACATTATGATAAAAAAG aattaaaattgatataTCAAGGATTTAAACAG gAATGTCCAAATGGTTACTGTTCTGAAGAGGAATTTGTCAATATTTTTGCCAAATATTTTCCACAAGGAG ATGCAACAAAATATGCCCATCTTGTATTCAATACATTACGGCCAATGTGTGATCAAGAATCTGGTTGTCTAAATTTTGGT CAATTCATAAAggcattatcatcattatcaagagGAACAGTGAAAg aaaaattgaattggattttcAATCTATACGACATTGATCGTGATGGCTATATTAGTAGAAATGAAATGCATTTAATCACCAATGCTATCTATGAATTATTGG GAGAATGCGCAATACCATTGAGTGATATTCGTAATGCAAAAGAACATgcagatttattttttcat aaaattgatCTCGATAAAGATGGATTAATATCATTCGAAGAATTTGTTAATTGGTGcaaaaaa GACTCAAATAGGCTAgctgaatttcaaaaattcgaTACCGTCATCTAG
- the IntS8 gene encoding integrator complex subunit 8, which translates to MAPIESSNNNQNMDTLWGTHSLWINLVIDPQNLNDEFIRNHSESEIFDLMVYLIHNGITIQVSIVSLHGSTNADDIQKRNIEMKKLYTIKFLLFKLLSHFRWRLPTIHTNLPSVHQEFCFTEFKKFCEQEINVPEDWRMFADLIYHRWIVYFEQKSTYPTKNSSKSNNLATNPTNLDPYTVPAEMQENMLKKVQTTCHYSVNEIEKYIKQLEYNNFIQINVPTFDCFMVDNNDQEKNFRFFNHQNVTIMDKNKFLDIIYYELAIWNYIHEDYVKANDYFTRIKDKSSQENCHDYLHITSCMTMKKYRINDEKINETLEKRLTKFLTFYVKQNFNENHIFLENFDYHNNDPKKMAQILKNFHQTCKNNREEMQQLKRLSIYLNFKCKGLLENLDANFRATILNADQKQDSKEKLDNEFIEEGEIHDEDVGVQMENDPELCMLQATDPEIILGLIPSIQRIPSLINNRWNLNKFEPILANYNTTLSQADLRKIHIILAKANELRQAKYFHESRVLYLSLLEDIQASQPILAETIRYELLQTDLERFFSVDHKTKTKSTSQHRDLEGKCIEFCRYIDKQKFVYFTELSELVCLFLIEYNYSNSMLEMINHPVDIIRFASLLCHLTINSDSRDNKAKEFWDFCLGSFILPTSKYANNFPRINFAISLADFICKLKNNTIAINMISASLIKLYCTIKEHSIQQIMSICPKFYDLFPSSMSTNLINSIDGQLLNITIDQTFRTYIRVLPQEMPIARYYAEFLMNENQYTQALKHFIEIIMYQTNYFTCFDNNGINESIIHQMIICSKKLDHHILAGILYQLMANPDYGHAFKDLSQNNFIDSSDDLYDCIWDVTLLEYLINYHTRRGEDERKQKAIHLISQLDINSNNNINILREAANLRKNKLFTMLAKQYL; encoded by the coding sequence ATGGCTCCAAtagaatcatcaaacaataatcaaaatatggATACACTTTGGGGTACCCATAGTTTATGGATCAATCTAGTGATTGATCcacaaaatttgaatgatgaattcatcCGAAATCATAGTGAAAGTGAAATATTCGATCTGATGGTATATCTCATACATAATGGAATCACAATACAAGTTTCAATCGTATCATTACATGGTAGTACGAATGCTGATGATATACAAAAACGtaatattgaaatgaaaaaattgtatacgataaaatttcttttattcaaattattatcacattTTCGTTGGCGTTTACCTACCATTCATACTAATTTGCCAAGTGTTcatcaagaattttgttttactgaatttaaaaaattttgtgaaCAAGAAATCAATGTACCAGAAGATTGGCGAATGTTTGCCGATTTAATCTATCATCGATggattgtttattttgaacaaaaaagtaCATATCCAACCAAAAATAGTTCAAAATCCAATAATCTGGCAACGAATCCAACGAATCTGGATCCATATACTGTACCGGCTGAAATGCAAGAAAATATGTTGAAAAAAGTTCAAACCACTTGCCATTATTcggtgaatgaaattgaaaaatatatcaaacagttggaatataataatttcattcagaTTAATGTACCAACATTCGATTGTTTCATGgtagataataatgatcaggagaaaaattttcgatttttcaatcatcaaaacgtGACCATAATGGATAAGAATAAATTTCTCGACATTATCTATTATGAGCTAGCAATATGGAATTATATTCACGAAGATTATGTTAAAGCCAATGATTATTTCACCAGAATCAAAGATAAATCATCACAAGAAAATTGTCACGACTATCTTCACATAACATCATgtatgacaatgaaaaaatatcgaattaatgatgaaaaaatcaatgaaacatTGGAGAAAAGATTGACAAAATTTCTAACATTTTATgttaaacaaaattttaatgaaaatcatatttttcttgaaaattttgattatcacaataatgatccgaaaaaaatggctcaaattctgaaaaatttccatcaaaCATGTAAAAATAATCGCGAAGAAATGCAACAATTAAAACGGCTGTcaatatatttaaattttaaatgtaaaggtttattggaaaatttaGATGCAAATTTTCGTGCCACAATATTGAATGCAGATCAAAAACAGGATTCTAAAGAAAAACTGGACAATGAATTTATAGAAGAAGGAGAAATTcatgatgaagatgttggcgttcaaatggaaaatgatcCTGAACTGTGTATGTTACAAGCTACTGATCCGGAAATAATTCTTGGTCTAATTCCTTCCATTCAACGTATaccatcattgattaataatagatggaatttgaataaatttgagCCCATTTTGGCCAATTATAATACTACACTTAGCCAGGCTGAtttaagaaaaattcatataattCTGGCTAAAGCTAATGAACTAAGGCAagcaaaatattttcatgaaTCAAGAGTTCTTTATCTTTCATTACTAGAAGATATACAAGCATCGCAGCCAATTTTAGCTGAAACAATTCGTTATGAATTATTGCAAACTGATCTTGAACGATTCTTTTCTGTTGatcataaaacaaaaacaaaatccactTCACAACATCGTGATTTAGAAGGCAAATGTATTGAATTCTGTCGTTatattgataaacaaaaatttgtttatttcaccGAATTATCTGAATTGGTTTGTCTATTTTTAATCGAATACAATTATAGCAATTCAATGTTGGAAATGATTAATCATCCTGTGGATATAATACGATTCGCTTCATTATTATGTCATTTAACCATCAATTCTGATTCACGTGATAATAAAGCAAAAGAATTTTGGGATTTTTGTCTCGGTTCATTCATATTACCCACATCAAAATATGCAAATAATTTTCCTCGTATTAATTTTGCAATTTCATTGGCCgattttatttgtaaattgaaaaacaatacaaTAGCCATAAATATGATATCGGCCAGCCTAATCAAACTTTATTGTACGATCAAAGAACATTCGATACAACAAATAATGTCCATTTGTCCAAAATTTTATGATCTATTTCCTTCGTCAATGTCaacaaatttaattaattcaattgatggTCAATTGTTGAACATTACGATTGATCAAACATTTCGTACATATATACGTGTGCTACCACAAGAAATGCCCATTGCCAGATATTATGCGgaatttttaatgaatgaaaatcaatatacACAGGCATTGAAACATTTTATCGAAATAATTATGtatcaaacaaattatttcacctgttttgataataatggtattaatgaatcaatcattcatcagatgattatttgttcgaaaaaattggatcatcatattcTTGCCGGTATATTATATCAATTGATGGCCAATCCAGATTATGGCCATGCATTTAAAGATTTATCACAGAATaattttatcgattcatCCGATGATCTTTATGATTGTATTTGGGATGTAACATTGTTGGaatatttaattaattatcataCACGTCGTGGTGAAGatgaacgaaaacaaaaagccATACATTTGATATCACAATTGGAtattaattcaaataataatatcaatatTCTACGTGAAGCGGCAAATCTACGTAAGAATAAATTATTCACTATGTTAGCCAAACAATATctttga
- the LOC124491891 gene encoding uncharacterized protein LOC124491891, producing the protein MANGHWEMKSIINCPSIITHTHTHHNSIFNQSIMYDHHQSSSLMLTENHHIGWKMDRLPLKKRIIRYANFACSSSSSSSSLFNYQIDYHTGYRPSPSPTTSETGSLDSGFSEQSMTIEPLDLSYHNHQQSPIASPISTDSETIIDDESMIIHHQSSSSSSSSSSSSSSSSHLQQMMMMAVDKSKNQQQRLVCPSCNKVYESNSRYRAHIRRHESKQSGRYQCNICQKNFVQRSSLRTHIRIHTGEKPYHCSICDQRFGDFSTYTKHRRTHTGEKPYQCPACFRSFSQSGNMHRHLKVVHRPRPSLYKKWNHHQNNVVVVVEHAPI; encoded by the exons ATGGCCAATGGTCATTgggaaatgaaatcaatcataaaCTGTCCATCGatcattacacacacacacacacaccacaattcgatattcaatcaatcaatcatgtatgatcatcaccaatcatcatcattgatgttgacggaaaatcatcatattggaTGGAAAATGGATCGATTACCATTGAAGAAGAGAATTATTCGTTATGCTAATTTTgcatgttcatcatcatcatcatcatcatcattgtttaatTATCAGATTGATTATCATACAGGATATCGACCATCGCCATCACCGACAACATCGGAAACTGGTTCATTAGATAGTGGATTTTCCGAACAATCTATGACCATTGAACCATTGGATCTTtcatatcataatcatcaacaatcaccGATTGCGTCACCAATTAGTACCG ATTCTGaaacaataattgatgatgaaagtatgatcattcatcatcaatcatcatcatcatcatcatcgtcatcatcatcatcatcatcatcatcacatctacaacaaatgatgatgatggccgtggacaaaagcaaaaatcaacaacaacgattagTATGTCCAAGCTGTAATAAAGtttatgaatcaaattctcGTTATCGTGCACATATACGAAGACATGAAAGCAAACAAAGTGGCCGATATCAATGTAatatttgtcaaaaaaattttgtacaACGTTCCAGTCTTCGTACCCATATACGGATACATACGGGTGAAAAACCGTATCATTGTTCTATTTGTGATCAACGTTTTGGTGATTTTTCCACCTATACAAAACATCGTCGTACACATACAGGTGAGAAACCATATCAATGTCCTGCCTGTTTTCGTTCATTCTCACAATCGGGTAATATGCATCGACATTTAAAAGTTGTACATAGGCCACGCCCTAGCCTATataaaaaatggaatcatcatcaaaataatgttgttgttgttgttgaacatgCACCAATTTAg